The following proteins are co-located in the Nonlabens ponticola genome:
- a CDS encoding SCO family protein, whose translation MSKKSDTPYYVGLGIVILIFGYFAVTNVIDYIEKDKVVDSNRSVDRDPVADKFLVKFNKVPDFEFINQNGDTVTNETLLGKVYIVDFFFTTCPTICTPMSRNLSQVTDKLSKYDDYRSVSITIDPQNDTPAVLKEYADRYQANDTTWYFLTGDKAATYELVQKGFNSYVGESDDPAIRFEHSGNFALVDRDGYIRSRKDAQGNPIYVYSGITEQYSEAQLEEIMDDAETLLNK comes from the coding sequence ATGAGTAAAAAAAGCGATACGCCTTATTATGTAGGATTGGGAATTGTCATATTGATATTTGGATACTTTGCAGTGACTAACGTGATCGATTACATAGAGAAAGACAAAGTAGTGGATAGTAATCGTAGCGTCGATAGAGATCCAGTCGCAGATAAATTTCTCGTCAAATTCAACAAGGTTCCAGACTTTGAATTTATAAACCAAAATGGTGATACCGTCACGAATGAAACGCTTTTAGGTAAGGTCTATATCGTGGATTTTTTCTTCACCACTTGTCCTACTATCTGTACGCCCATGAGTCGCAATCTCTCGCAGGTTACCGATAAGCTTTCTAAATATGATGACTACAGGTCTGTATCCATAACTATCGATCCACAAAATGATACGCCAGCCGTGCTTAAAGAATATGCTGATAGGTATCAGGCAAATGACACTACTTGGTATTTTTTGACAGGTGATAAAGCGGCCACCTATGAGCTGGTCCAGAAAGGTTTCAATTCTTATGTTGGTGAAAGCGATGACCCAGCTATACGATTTGAGCACAGTGGTAATTTTGCACTGGTAGATCGCGATGGATACATAAGATCACGCAAGGATGCTCAGGGAAATCCTATTTATGTTTATAGCGGTATTACAGAGCAATACAGCGAGGCTCAATTAGAAGAAATCATGGATGATGCAGAAACACTTTTAAATAAATAA
- a CDS encoding membrane or secreted protein, translating to MSASNDPNSIKKVNPIAKYFVLIVLFALPLVAYLFFLQGKHHFDTLPVVNDQVAELNDFKTIEGNAVQLADSVTIITFLGNKPYERLGYVSNLNEKIYKEFHEFDTFQMISIVPQSGLEDIAEIKYQMATNTDVEDWHFITATDEQINNFVNSLEVQKELNTDLSSDFAYVIDKNAAQRGRPKDDEEDAVYGYDTSSINDLQKVMIDDVRVLLAEYRFAFKENRDNKLKDDE from the coding sequence ATGTCAGCAAGTAACGATCCTAATAGCATCAAAAAGGTCAACCCGATTGCCAAGTATTTTGTGCTCATTGTATTGTTTGCCTTACCGCTGGTCGCTTATCTATTTTTTCTACAAGGCAAGCATCATTTTGATACATTACCAGTTGTAAACGATCAAGTTGCGGAGCTTAATGACTTCAAGACCATCGAGGGTAATGCAGTACAGCTAGCAGATAGCGTTACCATCATTACCTTTTTAGGAAATAAGCCTTATGAGCGACTGGGCTACGTTTCAAATCTTAATGAGAAAATCTATAAAGAATTTCACGAGTTTGACACATTCCAGATGATCTCTATCGTACCGCAAAGTGGGCTAGAAGACATTGCCGAGATTAAATATCAAATGGCAACTAATACCGATGTTGAAGACTGGCACTTTATCACAGCGACTGATGAGCAGATTAATAATTTCGTCAACTCACTAGAAGTACAGAAAGAATTGAATACTGATTTATCATCAGATTTTGCCTATGTGATCGATAAAAATGCAGCACAACGTGGCAGACCTAAAGATGATGAGGAAGACGCCGTCTATGGTTATGATACCAGCTCCATCAATGATTTACAAAAGGTCATGATTGACGATGTGCGCGTTTTGTTAGCCGAATATAGATTTGCCTTCAAAGAAAATCGGGACAATAAATTAAAGGACGATGAGTAA
- a CDS encoding cytochrome C oxidase subunit IV family protein, translated as MADHASHTEHKLEIFRGLVKFKSNIQKIWGVLIFLSIVTIIEVALGYIKPDFLNAEFLALKYLNWIFIILTLVKAYYITWDFMHMRDEVSGLRKAVVWTAVFLIIYLIAILLVEGEYIYQVYKNAAVSFDF; from the coding sequence ATGGCAGATCACGCATCACATACAGAACATAAGCTAGAAATCTTTAGAGGTCTAGTGAAATTTAAATCAAACATCCAGAAAATTTGGGGTGTTTTGATATTCCTATCTATAGTTACCATCATTGAGGTAGCTTTAGGTTATATCAAACCAGACTTCTTGAATGCAGAGTTTCTGGCGCTTAAATATCTTAACTGGATATTCATCATTCTGACATTGGTAAAGGCTTATTATATCACTTGGGATTTCATGCACATGCGTGATGAGGTAAGTGGTCTGCGCAAAGCAGTAGTATGGACAGCGGTATTCCTGATCATCTATCTTATTGCCATCCTACTTGTAGAAGGTGAATATATCTATCAAGTTTACAAGAATGCAGCTGTAAGTTTTGACTTCTAG